In the genome of Paenibacillus sp. FSL R5-0766, one region contains:
- the ftsA gene encoding cell division protein FtsA — MSNNDIIVSLDIGTSKIRAIIGEMNNGTFNIIGVGSADSEGIRKGVIVDIDQTVQSIRNAVDHAERMVGIQISEVYVGISGNHIGLMSSHGVVAVSNEDREIGEEDMERVLKAAEVIAVPPEREIIDVVAKQYVVDGLEGIQDPRGMIGVRLEVEATIITGAKTAIHNLLRCVEKAGLKVSDLVLMSLGAGQLALSKDEKTMGSVLVDIGAGATTIAIFEEDSLVATSTLPIGGEFVTNDIAYGLRTLTDQAEKVKLKYGCAWLDDAAADVMFKVTRIGSNVDKEFSQEDLAAIIEPRVQEIFQMISQEVKRLGYNELPGGYILTGGTVSMPGVLQVAQHELAASVRVAVPDYIGVRDPGFTSGVGILHSVIRSLRIRPSINNGGGNNNNNNNNKKPTNRPKPNAAQESEQKPGLFERLKNMFSEFI; from the coding sequence TTGAGCAACAATGACATCATTGTTAGTTTGGACATCGGTACATCCAAAATTCGCGCTATTATTGGGGAAATGAATAATGGAACCTTTAATATTATAGGAGTTGGATCTGCCGACTCGGAGGGAATTCGCAAAGGTGTAATCGTAGATATCGATCAGACGGTGCAGTCGATTCGCAACGCAGTGGATCATGCAGAACGTATGGTAGGTATTCAAATATCCGAAGTGTATGTTGGAATCTCGGGAAATCATATCGGACTGATGAGCAGTCACGGCGTCGTGGCTGTGTCTAACGAGGATCGTGAAATCGGAGAAGAAGACATGGAACGGGTGTTGAAAGCAGCCGAAGTCATTGCAGTTCCGCCGGAACGGGAAATTATTGATGTTGTCGCCAAGCAATATGTTGTAGATGGCTTGGAGGGCATACAGGACCCCCGTGGTATGATTGGTGTTCGTCTGGAAGTTGAAGCAACGATCATTACGGGTGCAAAAACCGCGATACATAATCTTTTGCGCTGCGTGGAAAAAGCGGGTCTGAAAGTAAGCGATTTGGTTCTCATGTCGCTTGGAGCGGGTCAACTGGCTTTGTCCAAAGATGAAAAAACGATGGGTTCAGTGCTTGTTGATATTGGAGCAGGTGCAACAACCATCGCCATTTTTGAAGAAGACAGTCTTGTTGCAACATCAACGTTGCCTATAGGTGGGGAATTCGTAACAAATGATATCGCCTATGGCTTACGCACGTTAACGGATCAGGCGGAGAAGGTGAAACTGAAATATGGCTGCGCCTGGTTGGATGATGCTGCTGCGGATGTGATGTTCAAAGTCACCCGAATTGGCAGTAATGTAGACAAGGAGTTTTCACAGGAGGATCTGGCAGCAATTATTGAACCTAGGGTTCAAGAAATATTCCAGATGATATCCCAAGAAGTGAAGCGTCTTGGTTACAACGAGCTTCCTGGAGGTTATATACTAACGGGAGGTACGGTCTCTATGCCGGGGGTTCTGCAGGTCGCTCAGCATGAGCTTGCTGCTTCGGTACGAGTTGCAGTTCCGGATTATATTGGTGTGCGTGACCCCGGGTTTACAAGCGGAGTCGGCATATTGCACAGTGTAATTCGCAGTTTGCGCATTCGTCCCTCGATCAATAACGGCGGTGGAAATAATAACAACAATAATAACAACAAGAAACCGACCAACCGTCCGAAGCCAAATGCGGCACAGGAATCGGAGCAAAAACCCGGTCTGTTCGAGCGGCTGAAGAATATGTTCAGCGAATTTATATAA
- a CDS encoding FtsQ-type POTRA domain-containing protein, with amino-acid sequence MPKSQIPVLKKNRPKGNTSRKIVIILLLLFIVLLAVLFFRSSMSRISAIEITGNVYTATSELLEKSGLKEGEQFFGTSTAEVIERLKTIKAISTVTVDKKFPGIIHIKVQEYATVAYELGSDGTLKAILASGTSLTVPATIGVAVEKPILTQWKADDPLKAKLSQTLAKIPNELTTDISEIIPNPTPSFPDQIRMYTKSQFEVITTVSLLSDKVEYLNQVIETERPGKITMLEADTYVPFIPDDPEDDAEPGASP; translated from the coding sequence ATGCCTAAAAGTCAAATTCCGGTTCTGAAGAAGAATCGGCCAAAAGGAAACACAAGCCGCAAAATTGTAATTATTCTCTTATTATTATTTATTGTATTGCTGGCTGTACTATTCTTTCGTTCTTCCATGAGTCGGATTTCGGCAATTGAAATTACGGGTAATGTATATACAGCAACTTCAGAACTGCTGGAGAAAAGCGGGCTGAAAGAAGGCGAACAATTTTTTGGGACAAGTACTGCCGAGGTTATTGAGCGTCTCAAGACTATCAAGGCGATTTCCACCGTTACCGTGGACAAAAAGTTTCCGGGGATTATCCATATCAAGGTTCAGGAATATGCCACGGTTGCTTATGAGCTTGGTTCTGACGGTACGTTAAAAGCGATATTAGCCAGTGGGACAAGCTTGACGGTTCCGGCAACAATTGGTGTTGCTGTGGAGAAGCCCATATTGACCCAATGGAAGGCTGATGATCCACTCAAAGCCAAACTGAGCCAGACACTGGCTAAAATTCCGAATGAATTAACAACGGATATTTCGGAAATTATTCCGAATCCAACGCCTTCATTTCCGGATCAGATTCGGATGTATACCAAATCGCAGTTTGAAGTGATTACAACCGTCTCTCTTTTATCGGATAAAGTGGAGTATCTGAATCAGGTGATTGAGACCGAACGGCCTGGGAAAATCACCATGCTTGAGGCAGATACCTATGTCCCTTTCATCCCGGATGACCCGGAAGATGATGCTGAACCAGGAGCAAGCCCCTGA
- the murA gene encoding UDP-N-acetylglucosamine 1-carboxyvinyltransferase — MDKLVIEGGKPLSGSIRIHGAKNAALPIMAASLLADGEVTLHNVPHLLDIEVMLYILERLGCTCRHEQGTVTINTSSIRSYDVPEDLMKQMRSSIFLMGPLLAKFGQVSVYQPGGCAIGERKIDLHLRGLEALGALIEEQDQQIICHGHNLVGTDIHLDFPSVGATENIMMAAVMAKGTTTICNAAREPEIQDLQHFLNAMGASIIGAGTDTITINGVEKLKPCSYEIIPDRIVAGTVMIAAAATRGNVTLTDCNPAHLTSLIHVLKRTGVQITVCNDIMTVSCMSRPKSVDRIVTSPYPSFPTDLQSQIMVLLSLADGFSVMKETVFEGRFKHVDELNVMGADISVDLNAAFIRGVPRLYGATVEATDLRAGAALVIAGLAAQGKTVVEQVHHIDRGYDQIEKLFQSLGASVERQSPVSKQLDFAN; from the coding sequence TTGGACAAATTGGTGATTGAAGGCGGGAAACCCCTCTCAGGATCCATACGCATCCATGGAGCAAAAAATGCCGCTTTACCGATTATGGCCGCAAGTTTGTTGGCAGATGGAGAAGTTACACTGCATAACGTTCCACACTTGCTGGACATTGAAGTGATGCTGTATATCCTGGAACGGCTTGGATGCACGTGTCGGCATGAACAGGGAACAGTGACGATTAATACCTCGTCTATCCGGTCATATGATGTGCCAGAAGATCTAATGAAGCAGATGCGCTCTTCCATTTTTTTGATGGGACCATTGCTGGCTAAGTTTGGGCAAGTTTCAGTGTATCAGCCAGGTGGTTGTGCCATTGGAGAACGCAAAATTGATCTTCACCTCCGGGGCCTGGAAGCGCTCGGAGCTTTGATTGAAGAGCAGGACCAACAGATTATATGTCATGGGCACAATCTGGTGGGTACAGATATTCATTTGGATTTCCCGAGTGTGGGAGCGACCGAGAATATCATGATGGCAGCCGTTATGGCTAAGGGGACGACAACCATCTGTAACGCCGCAAGAGAACCTGAAATCCAGGACCTGCAACACTTTTTGAATGCTATGGGTGCAAGCATTATTGGTGCAGGAACGGATACAATCACGATCAATGGCGTTGAGAAACTGAAACCTTGTTCGTATGAGATTATACCGGATCGAATCGTGGCCGGAACCGTAATGATTGCAGCAGCAGCAACACGAGGCAATGTTACGCTTACAGACTGCAATCCTGCTCATCTTACTTCACTTATACATGTATTGAAGCGCACTGGTGTTCAAATCACAGTCTGCAATGATATAATGACGGTGAGCTGTATGAGCCGACCCAAATCAGTAGACCGTATTGTGACTTCTCCGTATCCTTCGTTTCCGACAGATTTGCAATCGCAAATCATGGTGCTGCTCAGTCTGGCAGACGGATTCAGTGTGATGAAGGAAACGGTATTCGAGGGCCGGTTCAAACATGTGGATGAACTGAATGTGATGGGGGCTGATATTTCAGTCGATCTGAACGCAGCATTTATCCGTGGTGTTCCCCGTCTGTACGGGGCTACAGTAGAAGCAACCGATCTTCGTGCAGGTGCAGCTCTGGTCATTGCTGGTCTGGCTGCTCAAGGCAAAACGGTTGTGGAGCAAGTGCATCATATTGACCGGGGCTACGATCAGATCGAGAAGTTATTCCAAAGTCTTGGAGCATCGGTTGAGCGACAGTCGCCCGTTTCGAAACAGTTGGATTTTGCCAATTAA
- the murB gene encoding UDP-N-acetylmuramate dehydrogenase — protein sequence MHQWISLLSQNNVGRVLENESLAKYTTWKIGGPADALVIPENKEQMMNLVQVLHTYQIPWMQLGRGSNMLVSDKGIRGVVVKPGEGFDYAEFHEGGVTAGAAHSFVKLSVVAAKKEWTGLEFGSGIPGTVGGAVYMNAGAHGSDVSRIFKFAEIVLETGELVRYSKEDMDFAYRHSVLHDRRGIVLEATFELQHGERNVISETMAAYKDRRRRTQPLQMACAGSVFRNPPGDHAARLIEAAGLKGLTQGGAQVSTMHANFIVNTGQATAEDVITLMQQIQSTISSQNGINLVPEVFVVGER from the coding sequence ATGCATCAGTGGATATCGTTACTATCCCAGAATAATGTTGGCAGAGTTCTTGAAAACGAATCGCTAGCCAAATACACCACATGGAAGATTGGCGGTCCTGCGGATGCACTGGTCATTCCCGAGAATAAAGAGCAGATGATGAATCTCGTTCAAGTGCTTCACACGTATCAGATTCCGTGGATGCAACTTGGACGGGGCTCAAACATGCTGGTGTCAGACAAAGGAATACGCGGTGTTGTGGTGAAACCAGGCGAGGGCTTTGATTATGCCGAATTTCACGAAGGCGGTGTAACCGCCGGAGCGGCGCATTCTTTTGTTAAACTCAGTGTGGTTGCTGCCAAAAAGGAATGGACCGGTCTGGAATTCGGCAGCGGTATCCCCGGTACTGTTGGTGGAGCTGTGTATATGAATGCAGGCGCGCATGGATCGGATGTGTCACGGATATTCAAATTCGCTGAGATTGTACTGGAGACAGGGGAATTGGTACGTTACAGCAAGGAGGACATGGATTTTGCCTACCGCCACTCTGTTCTGCATGATCGGAGAGGCATCGTGCTGGAAGCAACATTTGAACTCCAGCATGGAGAGCGCAACGTCATTTCGGAAACGATGGCGGCTTACAAAGATCGCCGACGCCGCACACAGCCACTGCAGATGGCATGTGCAGGTAGTGTATTTCGAAATCCACCGGGTGATCATGCAGCCCGCCTGATTGAAGCAGCAGGGCTGAAAGGATTGACCCAGGGAGGCGCACAGGTATCCACCATGCATGCCAATTTCATTGTTAATACAGGCCAAGCAACAGCAGAGGACGTTATCACCCTAATGCAGCAGATACAGAGCACTATATCATCTCAAAACGGTATTAACCTGGTACCGGAAGTCTTCGTAGTGGGTGAGCGGTAA
- the murG gene encoding undecaprenyldiphospho-muramoylpentapeptide beta-N-acetylglucosaminyltransferase gives MRVVLSGGGTGGHIYPAVAIARQCEAENPDSTFLYIGGTRGLESKLVPQENIPFKSIDITGFRRKLSIDNLKTVMRFIQGVRKSKKMLKEFKPDVVIGTGGYVCGPVVYAATKLGIPSIIHEQNAIPGLTNKFLMRYVDTVAVSFEGSEKSFSGAKKVIYTGNPRATTVAQASRDRGFATLGVPMNSRVVLVVGGSRGAKAINQAMVDMAPMLDQLDDVHVVYVTGDTYFDETREAIRSSLGTMPNHLHVLPYVHNMPEVLACTSLIVNRAGASFLAEITSLGIPSILIPSPNVTNNHQEANARTLEGGGASLTMLEKELTGKVLYEAIAKIMNDESGRKRMAEASRKLGKPDAAEVLVHEIQRLAARR, from the coding sequence ATGCGAGTCGTTCTAAGCGGTGGCGGTACGGGTGGACATATCTATCCGGCCGTTGCCATAGCAAGACAATGCGAGGCGGAGAACCCGGACTCGACATTTCTATACATCGGAGGAACCAGAGGGCTGGAAAGCAAGCTGGTTCCCCAAGAAAATATTCCTTTTAAATCGATTGATATTACGGGCTTTCGACGGAAATTGTCCATCGACAACCTGAAAACGGTCATGCGTTTCATTCAAGGTGTACGCAAGTCCAAAAAAATGCTGAAGGAATTCAAACCGGATGTTGTGATTGGTACAGGTGGATATGTATGTGGACCTGTGGTATACGCAGCAACAAAACTGGGAATTCCGAGTATAATTCATGAACAGAACGCCATTCCTGGTCTGACGAACAAATTTTTGATGCGTTATGTGGACACGGTTGCCGTTAGCTTTGAAGGTTCTGAAAAATCGTTTTCCGGCGCAAAAAAGGTGATCTACACTGGTAATCCGCGAGCGACTACGGTAGCCCAGGCTAGCCGTGATCGTGGTTTTGCCACTTTAGGTGTACCGATGAACAGCCGTGTTGTTCTTGTGGTTGGTGGCAGTCGCGGGGCAAAAGCAATCAATCAGGCCATGGTGGACATGGCTCCAATGCTGGATCAACTGGACGATGTACATGTCGTTTACGTGACAGGGGATACCTATTTTGATGAAACGCGTGAAGCCATTCGCAGCTCATTGGGTACGATGCCAAACCACCTGCATGTCCTGCCTTACGTGCATAATATGCCTGAGGTGCTTGCCTGCACATCCTTGATTGTAAACCGAGCAGGGGCATCATTCCTTGCGGAGATTACATCACTGGGTATTCCTTCGATCCTGATTCCGTCACCTAACGTGACTAATAATCATCAGGAAGCCAATGCACGTACGCTTGAAGGTGGAGGCGCATCACTCACGATGCTGGAGAAGGAGCTTACAGGCAAAGTCCTGTATGAAGCCATCGCCAAGATTATGAATGATGAATCGGGACGCAAACGAATGGCTGAAGCCTCCCGGAAACTGGGGAAACCCGATGCAGCTGAAGTGCTTGTTCATGAAATTCAGCGTCTTGCTGCACGCCGATAA
- the spoVE gene encoding stage V sporulation protein E: MKQTRPAPDIWLLICILALLAIGIIMVYSAGSVLAFHDYGDSFYFVKRQALFAVLGLVAMFVTANVDYRVWRKYAKPILIACFIMLIAVLIPGIGVVRGGARSWLGIGSFGIQPSEFMKLGMILFLAHWLSKEPGKIKTFTTGLLPPLGLIGLAFGIIMLQPDLGTGTVMMGASMLIIFTAGARMKHLSLLALGGIAGFAALIAAAPYRLQRITAFLDPWSDPLGAGYQIIQSLYAIGPGGLAGLGLGMSRQKYSYVPEPQTDFIFSILAEELGFIGGMIVLLLFLVLVWRGMRVAMTVPDAFGSLLGVGIVGMVAVQVIINIGVVIGMMPVTGITLPLISYGGSSLTLMLTALGILVNLSRYAR, from the coding sequence ATGAAACAGACGCGACCGGCACCAGATATTTGGTTGCTGATTTGTATTTTGGCATTGCTTGCCATCGGCATTATTATGGTATATAGTGCGGGCTCGGTGCTTGCCTTTCATGACTATGGCGATTCATTTTATTTTGTAAAAAGACAGGCCCTGTTTGCGGTGCTTGGGCTTGTGGCCATGTTCGTAACTGCTAATGTAGACTACCGGGTGTGGAGGAAATATGCCAAGCCTATATTGATTGCCTGTTTTATAATGCTCATTGCGGTGCTCATTCCTGGAATCGGTGTGGTACGCGGCGGTGCACGAAGTTGGCTGGGCATTGGTTCGTTCGGTATCCAGCCCTCAGAATTCATGAAGCTGGGCATGATTCTGTTTCTCGCTCACTGGCTGAGCAAGGAACCGGGTAAAATCAAAACCTTCACAACGGGGCTTCTGCCACCGCTGGGATTGATTGGTTTGGCTTTTGGGATTATTATGCTGCAACCTGATTTGGGGACTGGCACCGTGATGATGGGCGCATCGATGCTTATTATTTTCACAGCCGGAGCGCGAATGAAACATCTGAGCTTGCTTGCTCTTGGCGGCATAGCGGGGTTTGCAGCTTTGATTGCAGCAGCACCCTATCGGTTGCAGCGTATCACAGCATTTTTGGACCCGTGGTCCGATCCGCTGGGTGCCGGATATCAGATCATTCAATCCTTATACGCGATTGGTCCTGGTGGACTGGCGGGATTGGGACTGGGTATGAGCCGACAGAAGTACAGTTATGTACCTGAACCGCAAACGGACTTTATTTTTAGTATTTTGGCCGAAGAACTCGGCTTTATAGGTGGAATGATTGTATTATTGTTGTTTCTGGTGTTGGTGTGGAGAGGAATGCGTGTAGCCATGACCGTTCCGGATGCCTTCGGCAGTTTGCTTGGTGTTGGTATCGTTGGTATGGTCGCTGTACAAGTCATTATTAACATTGGTGTTGTCATTGGCATGATGCCTGTTACGGGCATTACATTGCCTCTGATCAGCTACGGCGGATCATCATTGACCCTCATGCTCACAGCACTGGGCATTTTAGTGAATTTATCCCGTTATGCGAGGTGA
- the murD gene encoding UDP-N-acetylmuramoyl-L-alanine--D-glutamate ligase, whose translation MNHPESYRGQQVVVLGLAKSGVQVAKVLDRAGAKVTVNDKKERDQCPEASELEALGISVVCGGHPDDLIHSGVKLVVKNPGIPYHATPVQQAMALGIEVVTEVEVAYHLCAAPMIGITGSNGKTTTTTWVGKMLEHAGLKPIVAGNIGTPLCEAAEQASPDNWMVVELSSFQLKGTVDFRPRIASLLNVAETHLDYHGNMDDYVASKAKLFANQQPDDVAILNWDDAVCRGLVPYIKGRLIPFSVTEKLDTGVYADPPYVDGEEDDVERQVIYADENGDHHIIIDVEDIGLPGRFNVENALAAVAIAVAAGADPAVLAAPLADFKGVEHRLEYVLEHNGSAYYNNSKATNSKATVMALNSFKEPVVLIAGGLDRGSDMMELLPLFQERVKAVVAIGETRTKIAKVAELAGLKQIKVVDNEEDAARTLTVAVQEASKLASAGDVVLLSPACASWDMFASYEERGRIFKEAAHNL comes from the coding sequence ATGAACCATCCTGAATCATATCGCGGACAACAAGTAGTTGTGCTCGGATTGGCCAAAAGCGGCGTACAGGTCGCCAAAGTGCTGGATCGCGCCGGAGCGAAGGTTACAGTAAATGATAAAAAAGAGAGAGATCAATGTCCCGAAGCTTCCGAATTGGAGGCTTTGGGAATTTCTGTTGTATGCGGAGGGCATCCGGATGATCTGATTCACAGTGGTGTGAAGCTGGTTGTCAAAAACCCGGGTATCCCATACCATGCAACTCCTGTGCAGCAAGCTATGGCATTGGGCATTGAAGTGGTGACCGAAGTAGAGGTAGCTTATCATCTATGTGCTGCACCCATGATCGGGATTACGGGTTCGAACGGCAAAACAACAACCACCACTTGGGTTGGTAAAATGTTGGAGCATGCCGGCCTCAAGCCGATCGTTGCCGGTAATATCGGAACACCTCTCTGTGAAGCGGCAGAGCAAGCTTCTCCAGATAACTGGATGGTTGTTGAGCTTAGCAGTTTCCAGCTCAAAGGAACGGTTGATTTCCGTCCTCGGATTGCCAGCTTGCTTAACGTTGCAGAGACGCATCTGGATTATCACGGGAACATGGATGATTATGTGGCTTCCAAAGCCAAACTATTCGCCAATCAGCAGCCTGACGACGTAGCCATCCTGAATTGGGATGATGCGGTATGTCGTGGTCTGGTTCCTTACATCAAAGGCAGATTGATCCCCTTCTCCGTGACAGAGAAATTGGATACAGGTGTGTATGCAGATCCTCCTTATGTGGATGGAGAAGAGGATGATGTGGAGCGTCAGGTAATCTACGCGGATGAAAACGGAGATCACCACATCATTATCGACGTTGAGGACATTGGCCTTCCTGGGCGATTTAATGTGGAAAATGCACTGGCTGCTGTGGCTATCGCCGTAGCGGCAGGAGCTGATCCTGCGGTGCTGGCTGCTCCGCTTGCAGACTTCAAGGGAGTTGAACACCGACTTGAATATGTTCTAGAGCATAATGGCTCTGCGTACTACAACAACTCCAAAGCGACCAATTCAAAGGCTACGGTCATGGCCCTGAATTCGTTCAAGGAACCGGTCGTATTGATTGCAGGAGGGCTGGATCGTGGATCAGACATGATGGAGTTGTTGCCCTTGTTCCAGGAACGGGTAAAAGCTGTCGTTGCAATTGGTGAGACACGGACAAAAATTGCCAAGGTCGCGGAACTTGCCGGATTAAAGCAAATTAAGGTCGTCGATAATGAGGAGGACGCTGCCCGGACGTTAACCGTTGCTGTGCAGGAAGCATCGAAGCTTGCCAGTGCCGGTGATGTCGTTTTGTTATCCCCGGCATGTGCAAGTTGGGACATGTTTGCTTCCTATGAAGAGCGGGGACGCATTTTTAAAGAGGCGGCGCATAACTTGTAA
- the mraY gene encoding phospho-N-acetylmuramoyl-pentapeptide-transferase, with protein sequence MDFQVLLLTIGVSFILAVIAAPLLIPLLRRMKFGQQVREDGPQSHLKKSGTPTMGGVVILVAFTLAFLKFSAVKNTDFYVLLVATLGFGLIGFLDDYIKIVFKRSLGLTARQKMLGQLFFSAVMCFLLIQNGHSTAISIPGTSFSFDWTGWFYYPFVVFMMLAITNAVNFTDGLDGLLSGVSAIAFGAFAIVAMQATSMPAAVCAAAMIGAVLGFLVYNAHPAKVFMGDTGSLGIGGAIGAVAIVTKTELLFVIIGGIFVIEILSVIIQVVSFKTRGKRVFKMSPIHHHFELSGWSEWRVVIIFWAVGAILAALGLYLNKGL encoded by the coding sequence ATGGATTTTCAGGTATTACTGTTAACAATCGGTGTTTCATTTATTCTGGCGGTGATTGCCGCACCGCTCCTGATTCCGCTGTTACGTCGAATGAAATTCGGACAGCAAGTTAGGGAAGATGGGCCTCAGAGCCATTTGAAAAAAAGCGGAACACCTACAATGGGTGGAGTCGTCATTTTAGTTGCGTTCACATTGGCCTTTTTGAAATTTTCGGCAGTCAAGAATACAGACTTTTATGTCTTGCTTGTGGCTACCCTGGGATTCGGGCTGATTGGCTTCCTGGATGATTACATCAAAATTGTGTTCAAACGTTCGCTGGGACTGACGGCCAGACAAAAAATGCTGGGCCAATTGTTCTTCAGTGCAGTGATGTGTTTCTTGCTGATCCAGAATGGACATAGCACAGCCATCTCTATTCCGGGTACGTCATTCTCGTTTGACTGGACCGGATGGTTCTATTATCCGTTTGTTGTATTCATGATGCTTGCCATTACCAATGCGGTTAACTTTACCGACGGTCTCGATGGTTTGCTGTCAGGGGTGAGTGCGATTGCCTTTGGCGCGTTTGCCATTGTGGCGATGCAAGCCACGTCGATGCCAGCAGCAGTGTGTGCAGCAGCGATGATCGGAGCTGTACTCGGTTTTCTGGTATACAATGCACATCCGGCCAAAGTGTTTATGGGAGACACCGGTTCTCTGGGGATTGGCGGTGCGATTGGTGCGGTAGCCATTGTAACCAAGACAGAGCTTCTATTTGTCATCATTGGTGGTATTTTTGTCATCGAGATCCTGTCTGTCATCATTCAAGTGGTATCATTCAAGACTCGTGGCAAGCGTGTATTCAAAATGAGCCCCATTCACCATCACTTTGAATTAAGTGGTTGGTCAGAATGGCGGGTTGTTATTATCTTTTGGGCGGTAGGCGCAATTTTGGCCGCTCTTGGACTTTATCTCAACAAGGGGTTGTAG
- the murF gene encoding UDP-N-acetylmuramoyl-tripeptide--D-alanyl-D-alanine ligase produces the protein MKRTLAQLAEMCGGTLSDVAAHGNVMVEGVFTDSRKPLEGSLFIPLVGERFDGHEFVQACLEKGAAGAIWQKDHGIPPQGAVIVVDDTLVALQALASAYLTENKAAVVGITGSNGKTTTKDIVDAILSTTFKVHKTQGNFNNHIGLPLTVLSMDPDTEIIILEMGMSGRGEINDLSVIAQPDVAVITNIGESHLLQLGSRLEIARAKAEIAAGLKPGGLLIYNGDEPLIAQVLEEPATKQPDGLQRFTFGLQTDNDDYPTGLMNAQNGVVFTTKQSGEHAFTLPLLGTHNVVNCLAALAVARHFKVTTEQIAAGLSRLKLTGMRIEVKQGVSGLTLLNDAYNASPTSMKAAIDVLEGLKGYRMKVAVLGDMLELGPQEQGLHLGIGEYITSAKMDMVLVYGPLSAHIAEGARKHMPAEAVHAFIDKEEMTRYLLEKLHPRDVVLFKASRGMKLEDVVEALQIAPLQNRVD, from the coding sequence ATAAAAAGAACATTGGCACAATTGGCCGAGATGTGTGGAGGAACATTAAGTGACGTTGCTGCTCATGGCAATGTAATGGTCGAAGGGGTGTTTACCGATTCGCGTAAACCTCTGGAAGGCAGTTTGTTTATCCCGCTAGTGGGTGAAAGGTTTGACGGACACGAATTTGTGCAAGCCTGTCTGGAGAAGGGGGCTGCAGGCGCGATCTGGCAAAAGGATCATGGTATTCCGCCACAAGGAGCTGTCATTGTTGTTGACGACACACTGGTCGCGCTGCAAGCACTCGCATCTGCTTATCTCACGGAGAATAAAGCGGCTGTAGTCGGCATTACAGGCAGCAACGGCAAGACAACAACAAAGGACATCGTGGATGCCATTCTCTCAACGACGTTCAAAGTGCATAAGACGCAAGGCAACTTCAATAATCACATTGGTTTACCACTGACTGTACTAAGCATGGACCCGGATACCGAGATTATCATTTTGGAGATGGGTATGAGTGGTCGCGGGGAAATTAACGATCTGTCGGTTATTGCGCAGCCTGATGTAGCGGTCATTACCAATATTGGTGAATCACATCTGCTTCAGCTGGGGTCCAGATTGGAGATTGCCAGAGCCAAAGCCGAGATTGCCGCGGGATTGAAGCCTGGCGGGTTACTGATCTACAACGGAGACGAGCCTTTAATTGCACAAGTTCTTGAAGAGCCCGCAACGAAACAACCCGATGGATTGCAGCGGTTTACATTTGGTCTGCAAACCGATAATGATGACTATCCTACCGGACTTATGAATGCGCAGAACGGCGTAGTTTTCACGACCAAACAGTCTGGAGAACATGCATTTACGCTACCTCTGCTAGGAACGCATAATGTCGTTAACTGTCTGGCTGCTTTAGCTGTAGCTCGTCATTTCAAAGTGACGACGGAGCAGATTGCCGCGGGATTGTCTCGCTTGAAACTGACAGGCATGCGTATTGAGGTTAAGCAAGGCGTTAGCGGTCTAACCCTGCTGAATGATGCATACAATGCAAGTCCAACCTCCATGAAGGCCGCAATCGATGTACTAGAAGGTCTGAAAGGATACCGCATGAAAGTGGCTGTGCTTGGTGATATGCTTGAACTCGGTCCTCAGGAGCAGGGTCTGCATCTTGGAATTGGTGAGTATATTACATCTGCCAAAATGGACATGGTGCTTGTATATGGCCCGCTATCAGCACATATTGCTGAAGGAGCAAGAAAGCATATGCCGGCAGAGGCTGTGCATGCTTTTATAGATAAAGAAGAAATGACCCGTTATCTACTGGAGAAACTACATCCCAGAGACGTTGTCTTATTCAAAGCCTCAAGAGGCATGAAGCTGGAGGACGTGGTCGAAGCACTACAAATAGCACCATTACAGAATCGAGTAGACTAG